In one Nostoc sp. KVJ3 genomic region, the following are encoded:
- a CDS encoding LLM class flavin-dependent oxidoreductase translates to MKTGIFCNYDNYHQDARRAMFEQVALVKQAESLGFQSAWVSEHHFSESNLSPSMLLLMAHLAGMTSSIQLGTAAVLLPFHNPIRVAEDIATLDNLCNGRLLFGVAKGGPFPQQNKHFATLPSEARPKMLEAIALIQKLLYETDVSFNGKYYQCDRLTIYPKPLQSQIPVYVATGGDDGIELAAKHSFSLMGGPPFSLPRLKDTVAKYRALNSSGAENFVLARFFYVGKTFDEAVSEALPFIRQFSQKMKANSAQILQNSANPNQKPFDRTNICFDEDYLIENSIIGDVETCRDKIKKFQDELNLSTLALKPSSADMQKNLESLTRYNQEVRNYVF, encoded by the coding sequence ATGAAAACTGGAATTTTCTGCAATTACGATAATTATCACCAAGATGCCCGTCGTGCCATGTTTGAGCAAGTCGCGCTGGTAAAACAGGCAGAAAGCTTAGGTTTTCAGTCAGCATGGGTGAGTGAGCATCATTTTAGTGAATCCAATCTCAGCCCGTCTATGTTGCTGTTAATGGCACACTTGGCGGGAATGACTTCAAGTATCCAGTTGGGCACGGCGGCGGTGTTACTGCCATTCCATAACCCGATTCGGGTGGCAGAAGATATCGCCACTCTGGATAACCTGTGCAATGGACGATTATTATTTGGAGTTGCCAAAGGCGGCCCCTTTCCCCAACAAAACAAGCATTTTGCGACACTCCCCAGTGAAGCCCGTCCCAAAATGCTAGAAGCGATCGCACTAATTCAAAAGCTGTTATATGAAACTGATGTATCATTTAATGGTAAGTATTATCAATGCGATCGCTTAACCATTTATCCCAAACCATTGCAGAGTCAAATTCCGGTGTATGTTGCCACTGGCGGCGATGATGGTATCGAACTTGCTGCTAAACATTCCTTCAGCTTAATGGGTGGGCCGCCATTCTCCCTACCAAGATTGAAGGATACTGTTGCTAAATATCGAGCCTTAAATTCTAGTGGTGCAGAAAACTTCGTGCTGGCACGCTTTTTTTATGTTGGCAAAACATTTGATGAAGCAGTGAGTGAGGCATTGCCTTTCATCCGCCAATTTAGTCAGAAAATGAAAGCTAATTCGGCTCAAATATTGCAGAATAGTGCGAATCCCAACCAAAAACCATTTGACCGCACAAACATTTGTTTCGACGAAGATTATTTGATTGAAAACTCAATCATTGGTGATGTGGAGACTTGTCGAGACAAAATCAAGAAATTTCAGGACGAATTAAATTTAAGTACCCTAGCCCTCAAACCCTCGTCTGCGGATATGCAAAAAAACCTGGAGAGTTTGACGCGCTACAACCAAGAGGTGCGAAATTATGTCTTCTAA
- a CDS encoding class I SAM-dependent methyltransferase, which produces MTKNILNKCPVCDCESIHIRSLSQQNIMSELEDYFAEKPPEKIEIIDYEIQQCKNCSLEYSFPLEAGSQSFYQWVTTRAGYYPTSRWEWFAVIEQIDKRERQNSISILDVGCGGGNFLEIAKKLSNTRIVGLDTTPESVQQCQTRGFEVYCETIESFSNKFSSEKFNYILSFHCLEHISQPKQFIESMLSVLKPMGSIFISTPYSPMSVESDWFDILNHPPHHLLRWNKKSYEELADQLGCEIKFYMPQANSVMARTANNFSLSKFGKNQTVSKFKLFQEIIKNPTLFLNIFFDQLKRDRVNKTIAADIVLVELKLF; this is translated from the coding sequence ATGACTAAAAATATTTTAAATAAATGTCCTGTTTGCGATTGTGAAAGTATCCATATTCGTTCATTATCTCAACAGAATATTATGAGCGAATTAGAAGATTATTTTGCTGAAAAGCCTCCAGAAAAAATTGAAATAATAGACTATGAGATCCAGCAATGTAAAAATTGCTCGCTTGAATATTCTTTCCCTCTCGAAGCTGGTAGCCAGTCATTTTACCAATGGGTTACTACTAGAGCAGGTTATTATCCGACATCTAGATGGGAATGGTTTGCTGTAATTGAACAAATAGATAAACGAGAAAGACAAAATTCAATATCTATCTTAGATGTAGGCTGTGGAGGAGGTAATTTTCTTGAAATTGCTAAAAAACTTTCAAATACTCGCATCGTTGGCTTAGATACAACTCCAGAATCTGTTCAGCAATGTCAGACAAGAGGATTTGAAGTTTACTGTGAAACAATTGAGAGTTTTTCCAATAAATTTTCTAGTGAAAAATTTAACTATATATTATCTTTTCATTGCTTAGAACATATTAGCCAACCAAAGCAATTTATTGAATCAATGCTTTCTGTCCTTAAACCGATGGGTAGTATATTTATCAGCACTCCTTATTCACCTATGTCAGTTGAATCAGACTGGTTTGATATATTAAATCATCCACCACATCATCTGTTGCGTTGGAATAAAAAATCTTACGAAGAACTAGCAGATCAACTAGGCTGTGAGATAAAATTTTATATGCCACAGGCAAATTCTGTTATGGCCAGAACAGCAAACAATTTTAGTTTATCTAAATTTGGGAAAAATCAAACAGTCTCTAAGTTTAAATTATTCCAAGAGATAATAAAAAATCCTACTTTGTTTTTGAACATATTCTTTGATCAATTAAAGCGCGATCGAGTTAATAAAACTATTGCAGCAGATATTGTATTAGTAGAATTAAAGCTATTTTGA